The following are encoded in a window of Sphingobium sp. AP49 genomic DNA:
- a CDS encoding EthD domain-containing protein: MHKLVILLKRRADLTPEQFRAYYEGQHAPLCLRYMIGVSHYARRYIGPGPGMPDLPFDVITEVWIKDRAAFDMVLDAMGKGILPDDVIADEAQLFDRAQSRFCAMLAEHETHIPAT, from the coding sequence ATGCACAAGCTGGTCATCCTGCTCAAACGTCGCGCCGACCTGACACCGGAACAGTTCCGGGCCTATTATGAAGGGCAGCATGCCCCGCTATGCCTGCGCTACATGATCGGCGTCAGCCATTATGCGCGCCGCTATATCGGCCCGGGGCCGGGTATGCCGGACCTGCCCTTCGACGTCATCACCGAGGTGTGGATCAAGGATCGCGCGGCGTTCGACATGGTGCTGGACGCGATGGGCAAGGGCATTCTGCCCGACGATGTGATCGCCGACGAGGCACAATTGTTCGACCGCGCCCAGTCGCGCTTCTGCGCCATGCTGGCCGAACATGAGACGCATATTCCGGCGACATGA